TTTCATTTATTTCTTGAGTTTCTAATTTATCTAGCCCTCCTGATTCTCCTGCATATACAATTTTATTGTCTTTTCCTGATTCCCAGTAACCACTTGTGACAAAGTTTACATCAAATATAACTGTGTTTCCATTCTTATCATTCCCTTGAATAAGCTTGGATTGCCACTTTTTATTATCTTTGAGTGGCTGGCGATAAATCAACTCAAAAAGGGCATAATTTTCCAGTCTTAAATCTTTCAATTTTGCATTTTCCAAGCCATTTTTAATGGCTTCAATAGGATTAAATATCGGGCTATTGCGAGTAAGGCCAATAATTATTATCCTTCGTGGATATTTTGTAGATATATTCTTCTGAGGGCACTTCTCAAACTGTTTAAGTCTATCAAAATTTTCCGATAATTCTTGGTATTGAGGATTAATCGATCTTGAAAGTTGTTTTGTAAGCGAACGTCTTATCTGTCCTGCATTATCTTCATCGTTCCTCGACCCATCGCAACCTTCTGCCCCAACAAAAACGATCTTATTTGCCTTTTCCAACATATTCTGTATAGCTGGATCGCTCTGAAATTGTTTCGATAATTTCGCAGAACTTAACTTAGTGCTAGTGTCATTCGGGCTAACAGCCATAATAAAATCAGCAGTATTGCCCTTGCTATCCTTACCACTAAACTCGACTGGATTTTCGGGGGAACGTGGTGGAGGACAAGCAGTTAATGTCAAACTTACTGTAGCAGCTGTTACTAATTTCTTAAACACAGTTAATCGTTTCATATTTTACTGGTACAAAACATGACTTTGATTATAACCAACGACGATGGTATCGACGCCCCAGGTATCCGCGCATTGCAAAAAGCTGTCAACGGTAACGCCATAATTGTCGCACCGAAAGCCCCTTTATCGGGTTGCGGTCATCAAGTTACTACTACTAGCGCTATTCACGTACATCGTCGATCGCAAACCGAATATGCTGTTGGTGGTACTCCGGCTGATTGCACGCGACTAGCACTTACACATCTTTGTCAAAATGTCAAATGGGTACTTTCGGGCATCAATGCTGGTGGCAATATGGGTGTTGATGTTTATATTTCCGGTACTGTGGCTGCTGTGCGCGAAGCAGCTATGCACGGAATTCCCGGAATTGCTGTTTCTCACTATCGCAAACGCAACTTAAATGTTGATTGGGATACTGCTGCTAGATGGACGGCGAAAGTATTAGATGATTTGTTCAAAAAACCGATCGCACCCGGTAGTTTCTGGAATGTTAATTTACCCCATCTTTTACCGGGAGAACCAGATCCAGAAGTGGTATTTTGCCAACCTTGTAGGCAACCTTTACCTGTGAATTACCGCATTGAAGGTGATGAATATTACTATCACGGCGAGTATGCAAAGCGTCAGCGAACTCCCGGCAGCGATGTGGATGTCTGCTTTTCTGGTAAAATCGCGGTAACTCAGCTAAGGGTGTAAAATAACTAAAGTAACAGTACTAACAACCTGTGGAACCAACCGAAGAACAATACCTAATTCTGAACGCCCTAGAAACTTTAGATTTACTAGGCTATACATTCTATGATATAGAAACTGGAACTTGGTACATTGAAACACCAAGTCCTGTATTGCCGATCTCGCGGCTACTGCAAAATGGCGAAATTATACCCATCGAACCGGAGTCATAACTATGACAGAATCTATTCAAGTGCAGAAACAAAAGTATGAAAGATTCAAAGAACTGTTCGCGGTAGGACGCCAACGCTATTTAGATGCAGGGGGAGATCCTAGCCGTCCGTCAGGTAGTTTGCACGGTAATGATTACTTAACAGATGAAGAACGAACAGAATTAATTACTTTAGGACGAGAGCTTGGCGGAGTAAAAATAATTGATGGTTCTGTTCATGTAGCAGGACGTTCTTGGAAATTACCAGAAAATTCTCCTTTATTGAAAAATCAAAGT
This portion of the Aerosakkonema funiforme FACHB-1375 genome encodes:
- the surE gene encoding 5'/3'-nucleotidase SurE, whose protein sequence is MTLIITNDDGIDAPGIRALQKAVNGNAIIVAPKAPLSGCGHQVTTTSAIHVHRRSQTEYAVGGTPADCTRLALTHLCQNVKWVLSGINAGGNMGVDVYISGTVAAVREAAMHGIPGIAVSHYRKRNLNVDWDTAARWTAKVLDDLFKKPIAPGSFWNVNLPHLLPGEPDPEVVFCQPCRQPLPVNYRIEGDEYYYHGEYAKRQRTPGSDVDVCFSGKIAVTQLRV